ATTTATCTGTAACTTTACTAGTTTGAATagcatgcaattttttttcccttttctgaaGAAGAACAGATAGTGTATTAAATCAGTTTTAAGGGCAACATGCTTTAGAAACTGTTAGTTGATTGTAAATTCATACGCTGAAAGCTAGGGAACTATTTTAATGATATTGATGagcctctttttctttctttttttctttatgtcatCTGGAGTGCAAGAATTATTTTAACTACGTCTAGTAAAGGCATCATTCACgagagaattggattttttgttttatttctctCTCATGCTTCTTTATTTCCACAGTGATGGATTCTTTTTTGCTGTAAAGGAGGTTTCTTTGGTAGATCCAGGAAGCCAAGGCAAGGAGAAATTGCTGCAGCTTCAGCAGGTAATTGCTTGTTTCTTTCTGTGTATTGTCACTGGTCTTTAGGCATGACTAATTGACTTACCTTTTTCTTATGGCTCCCAAGCTAATTACTTATAAGACTGCCGTATATACAACCATAAATCTCGTGTgagtattttcttttgactctTTCTTTCTAGTGATACTCTGCTTTCTTTTcaggaaatttctcttttaagtcAGTTTGACCACAAGAATATAGTTCGATATCTCGGATCAGATAAGGTGTTGTTCCTTCTTGATAAGTTGCTTTCTGGTGTATCTTTACTTTGGCATCGATTATGATATCACTGAAACTGAGAAAAATATTTGGGAGAAGTAGCACCGACACATAACACGGACACGTGACACAACACAATATGatacgtcgacacgtcatttttcaaaaataaataattccaacACGTTAtaacacgttatatattaaatgaatattttttttatttttaattaatttgattcgaattcataaataaataaataataaaaaagagcttataatgaatttatactaataatattaataaatctatttatagaaaattcgaaagatatatcTATAGTTAATATATACTCATGAAAACATGTTTCtaattttaatagaaattatTAACGAAACTAACGACTAACAAAagattagaatcaatttatttatataaatctattatattctataacgattaaaatttattattatttaatattcagtgttttaattttttaaatcactTTTTCTAACACATAGAAGTcccccaaaacaaaaaccaccgtccccctcccccaaaacaAAAACCGCTGCCCCCCAAACCATTCTCCCCATGCACCAAAACCCCCCCCGTACAAAAACCGCCATCCCCAAAACCCCTCCCCAGACACAAAACCCTACTCACATAAACCGCCATCCCTCAAAACCTCCTCACAGAAACCGCCGTCCCTCCAAAACCCCCTCCCCGGAGAAAACCCCATCACAGAAACCGCCATACCTCAAAACCTCCTCACAGAAACCGCCGTCCCTCCAAAACCCCCTCCCCGGAGACAAAAACCCCATCACAGAAACCACCATCCCCCAAACCCCTCCCCCACACAAAAACCGCCATGCCACCGTACCACCAaacaccccaccccacccccacccACTCTTCCGCCCCCGGTTTCTCCCTCATTTTTTTCCCCATCACCCGTCAAGGCTGTCGTTTCCCTTAAACATTAAAATCATCCTCTAAGCCATCCGTCCGCACCAGAATctccattttaattttcttttcatctacTCCTCTTGTTAAGAGTTAAAACCCTCCTCCGCGGCTTCCTCTTTCTATTCTCTTTATCTTGATCACTGCTCCCTCTCAGTCACCTTATCGCAATCGCTTGCGGCAGAGCCTGCGGCCCTCCTTCCTTTGCAGCCGCAGCCTTAGGTCCTCCATCGCGCATCGCAGTCGCGGCCCTCCTCCTTGCAGTCGTGGCCATGCCATTGCCTCCGCAACCTCACCTTTGCTCCCTCGCCCTTGCATCCACCTTCCTTAACAATTTTCTCTACCTTCGTACTTGCAAACTTGTCCTTGAAACCATCATGCTTCTCACAATTTCCAGACATGCGAGTTGAAGCGTGTCAAAAAGAGTTGACTGCATGTCAGATTTTTCAACATGTCCGAACATATCTAAgcatgtcggacacgtgtcgggaTGTCCGACCGGAAGCTCCTAGAACATGTCCATGCATCATAGATTGCAGCCACAATATAGAGGTAGCATCATCACCACTGCATGTATTTGCTGCAATTACCCTAGGAACAAGATCACGGCAGTTACGACTTTTTAGCAGTAAcagctaggggtgtgcatggtccagATGGACGGTTCCCGATCTAGAACTGGGAACCGCTTGCTAagaaccggttccgaaaaattgaaacCTGAAGCGCCCACTAGTTGTATGGATCCACGGGAACTGGACCGCCGGTCTGGTCcgattcccgggtggatccatagaaccggtCAAATCTCCTCGCCTTCCCCTTTTCGCCCTTCCCATATCTATTTATTCTGGCTCTCCCGACCATGGTAGCTTTATTCTCCTCAAGTATTAGCGCCacaacggcggcggtggcgaccCTCACGCCCCTTCCGTCCCAACCACCAATAGATCCCTTCCCTTTTGAACCTTTTCTCATAACGGAATTCACTAGCCTTCCATCAGCATTTTCCAAAGATTTACTGGTCTTGTTCACACCTGCATAACTTGCTGCAGCATTTTCGATTGAAGTAAAGGTAGCTTCTAACAATTTATAGGACACTAATGAGTGGCAACGAAGAATGAAGAGGAAAGATACACTACCTGGAACTTTTGGTCCTTGTGTGTTTTCGGTAGAGTTGGATGGCTCGGAGAAGCATTCAACAGCCAAGATCAAAATGGTTTGAGCAAACACTATGAAAAACAACCACACAAGAAGCTTCGTTTTCATTTTGTAACCTCTGTGTGCGCACTCGTGCGCATGCGCACGTATGTCTGCAGAGTTGAGCTAGAAAAGAGCGAGTGATTTAGTGATTTgcaggagagaaagagagagcctgCTTCAAATACCAGAGGGCTTTAGAGAAAGATGTGCAGTTTCTTTTTACTAATTAAGAAAGATTGCATTGTCGGCTCCACGGGATAATATTTCTGATAGAAGTATCAGAGAGAATAAACAACTATGCCagggggaaaaatgaaaaaaggtgTGGAGGATGACCTAGTGATATGCTGCTCGAGGGAATTAAAAGAGAATTGTCCATAATTAGTCCGGTCCGGGCGGGcaggcggatccgcccatggaaccgagaaccggatcggtacccaccggttcccataaattggaaccaggaactggaccggttcccttaagaaccaccggttccgggcggttccgatCTGATTCTGGTCGGTTCGGGCGAGTCCTGATTCTTTTACACACCCCTAATAATAGCCTCTCATGACAGAAAGATATTTTAGGTCTCTCTCCTACCACAAGAAAAGTTTGTAATGAATTGACTATTACCCGATATAGTAATCAAGGAAATATATGGAGTAGATGTCAGTTTATggagtctctctctccctctctcaatgaaagtaattttttttcctcccttctaAAGAGAGACTGTCTTGAAATCAATTAACCCTTTGTTTTTTTAGTTGTGGATGATTTACAAATTAGCTATCTTGCAAACTGAAGATTCAGATCAAACTGTCAGGACTAATAAAAAGGAATGTGAGGCTTAGAGAAATGGCAGCCCTCTCAAATAAAACATAGAGTGGGGaaaggataagaaaataaagttaTTTGATACTTCAGGGATCTTATAATTGACCATATCTGATGGTCCACATGACTGATGTGTCCACCTTTTCTCCCTCGTCAATGATTGGTCGATGCCATAGCAACAACAATGGATTTCCTCCATAACCCCTTTTTTCCATCCATTCTAATCCAGTTTGTCCTTTAGTTCCACTCATTGTTATGCAACATCATATAGTTCTTAACCTCTACAAGTAGAGAAAACTAAAAATGGAATTGATCAACGTTCTtgccttatttttcctttaaagtTCACAATATTGCTTTTATATTGTCATCTGATTTACTTTTTTCCTAACTTAAGGCCGATCAAGCAGATTCTCACTAAACACTGATCGGTTATTGAGGAGGTCCTCAAAACCGAAGTGCTTTTATAAGAGGCTTTGACATCCAACAACATtaggataaaaagaaaacgtAAACATCACTAGGTTTGTTCTGATATCTGGTATGGTTGTCTATGTAACTGGTTAATATATCCCATATCATTTGTTTAAGGGGTTTCAATGGGCCTTATATAAATATAGCCTTCTTCCAGTTAATAGCCTAATCTTTTGGGTTCTAACATAGATTGGGAATCGGGTTGTGCCCCAATTTATTTTCTCGCTCTGCTCCCTTTTCATCAATTTCAAGTGCTGCTGTTTGTCTAATTTCCACGTGAAATAGGGTGTTAAAGTATTACACATTGCTTGTCTATGTCATTTCAATGTGCCCTATATACTTTTAGTCTTCCTCCATTAAATAGCTTAAgttttttggttggatattctaacatatatattttctttaatctcttCCAGGATGATAATAAGCTTTACGTATTCCTTGAGCTCATGACTAAAGGTTCACTTAAAACCCTTTATCAGAAATATGAGTTGAGAGATTCCCAAGTCTCCGAATTCACTAGGCAAATTTTAAATGGTTTAAAGTATCTTCATGACCAGAAAGTGGTACACAGGTAAAAGAAAGATGCTTGACTTTGCATAAGTAGTTGTGACTCATTGAAACAGTGATTCACCCTTATCATTTCTGATGGCAGGTTGATTTTGGTAAGGAAAGAGATCATAACCAAACAAAGAGCACActgaaatttatataatttgtttCATGGCAAACTCCCTCCGTGCCTTTTGACAATACTTCTATTCCTTATCCAATTACTTTTCTGGATTTAAGGGACTTGTCAAATCTTTGAACCAAAATGTAGTGTTGTGAGgactacaattttttttttttttttgataatcaGCAAACAACGAAGTAACACTATGAGCTTTTACAGCAATGTTTAGCATTGACAAGATTATTTTACCATCTGAATGCTTCAAGTTGGAAATGTAAATTTTATATATCCTATGCACAACTATGCTGTTTCCTAATGCTTCCAGTTCCTCGATTCTGTAGGGATATTAAATGTGCTAACATATTGGTTGATGCAAGTGGATCTGTGAAGCTTGCAGACTTCGGACTGGCAAAGGTATGTCTCATCAGTGAAAGTGAACTCTCTCATGCGAGAGCAACAAGACACATGCACGATACATACACATGCACCAAGCGCACACGAGAGCAACAAAAGATGCATGTAAAAATACATGCACGTGCAGGAATATGTGCGGGCATTGAAATTGTGCAGCACACATACAAATGGATGAGCGCATGACAAACACATATAGACATGTATTGTCCTTTACTTTTCCAAAATGAAATATCAACTTTCTGTGTTTATTCATTCAGGCCACCAAAGTGAATGCTGCTAAAACCTCCATAGGAAGTGCTTTTTGGATGGCACCTGAGGTTTGCACCCTCTGCTGCCATTTTTTTACATACTATCATTAAGCTGAACAAGGCAGATATCTTTTCCATATTTGTGTTCCTTGTTGGTCCTAAATGCAGGTCGTCAatccaaagaaaagaagctaTGGGTCGGCAGCTGATATTTGGAGCCTAGGGTGCACTGTTTTAGAGATGTTAACACGCCAGCCACCATATTCTGGCTTTGAACCGGTATTTAATTAACCTTTTTTCTATGTTTTATACCTTCGAGATCCATCTTATGCCAAAATCATTAACTAGTCacaacttttttgttgttgctatTTTTTTGTGAGCTAGCTAAGTTGAGCGCATGTTGTGATGAGTCAACTAGGCCGTCATTctgagaaaacaaaatgaataagAGCATTACATAGAAAAGAGAGGAGTGTCGGACATttggagtgtcaaaacttgacacaaagGGACACTAAAGTAccaaaagttaagaaagtgacacttaaaagtgccaaaatcagagcaaatggattacttaagtgcctaCAGCGAGAAAATTCGGTCAAAATGCCGACATAGCGATTTTCCAATGAGGTAAGTGCAAACGGCACGCCGACGTGGctagacaaatgcaaaaataacGCCGTTTTGCTTCTAacatgataaataattaatataaaaaattaaatttaaaactaaatttatttaaaacatttaaaattaaaaaagggggagggaggAGGCGGAGGGCTAAGCcctagccgccgccgccgccgcctccctccctccctttttaaatttatttatttatttatttatttaaattattttttataatttaattaaattaatttttatattaaaattcaaatctgtGCCAAAACGACATAGTTTTTGCGTTTCTTTGCTTGAGTCAGCTCTCCGATGAGCCAcataagcaaaaataataataaaaaattgacacgtAGGATTTCGATGGGATTCGTCGgagatggcacttaagtgtcacttttcttaatttttgacatttaaatgtCCCTCCgtatcaagttttggcacttgcgtGTACTTCTTCCGAAAAGAGAGAGGTCAAAGAGTTCAATGATATTTATCAAAAGTATGGTCATGTTAGGGGATATGCCAAGTATTTATGGCCATTAGTTGCTTGAGATTCCAGAGCAAATGATTATCTTACTTGGTATGAAAACTTTGTTAAAATTTGAATCTTCACTCtctcttttaagaaaattggCATTGTCATTTAATACTTTTAGTTACTAGTATAATAGCACATTGAGTGTGCCATGGCATATATTTGGACGATCACATAATGAATATATGTAAATAGTATCCCACAATAGATATGAGGTACACATATAACCCTTCCATTCATTCTCAAGAATCTCTCCATCACTTCCTTCACTGTTATGTGGTACTTGAGCGACCGAGAGAGATTGAATTCCTAATATTGTCATCGCCAGCTCTGCTCCAGTCCTGAGAGCAGCACTCCTTTGATTTGTGTGGTTGTCCTGTGATCTGTCACTTCCATTATCAAGCCTAGTATTTCCTTCGTTGCCTTCGAGTCTTCATCCTTTGCTGCTCTTCTCTGAATCAGTTGTCAATCTCGATGGTCGTCTTCTCTGCTAGGGTTAGCTACTTTGGATATGGAAGTCAGTAACTTTTCCATTTGGTCAGTGACTATTGAATATTATGACAATTTTCAAGTCTTACATCAAGTTGGCAACTTCTCCATGCACGTAGTAAGTTTTCTATCAGGGATGGTAAATACTGGCTCTAACCAGTAAATCAGCTACTGGTGTTATCCCTTTTTAGGGCATGACAGCACAAGATTGTCCTTTGTGTTGATAGAATGGCCACGGCTGAAGTTTGGAGTGCTTTTGTCTTGTGAGTAAATTGTGAAGGTTGCACTCCTTTTGTGCTTATcttggatttaatttattataaacgAGGAGAAATAATACCATCCTACTAAAGCCATTTTAAAATACGCAGCTAACGCCtgctttctttttatgtttttgtcaAATTTAGGACACCTAAGAATTTTGAGCAAAAGCAATAGATAGTCATGCTCTGTTCCGAGTAGTTGGAAACCGTTCATGTTGTTGGTCCCTCTGAACTGTTACATATCATCCACAGTCTCTCACTTCTGCAATAACTGTGATTCTAGAATGATCATGGCAGATGATTGCCTGTGGCATGATGTGCTTAGATTTGTTTACAGATCTTATTGATTTATCCGGCTGTCATATGTTAGTTCCCTCTAGATTTATGATTGACACTAGCCTctactaagtttttttttttttccccttattgaGGCAGGTGCAAGCATTGTTCAGAATTGGCAAGGGTGAACCTCCTCCAATTCCCGATTCTTTATCAAAAAACGCTCGGGACTTCATCCTCAGATGCTTGCAAGTAAACCCGAATAATCGGCCTTCTGCAGCGCAGTTGCTATACCATCCCTTTGTGAAGAAGCTATCTACTTCTCCTAGTTTTGATTTCAACTCATTTGGGCAACATTTGGTCATTAATTTTTTGCGGGGTCATCCCTAACGGTCCATTGCTTTAAAGGTAACTCACAGATttcatttgttattttcttgttgCATTGCTAGTGGGACAATTCTTTTTTTGGGCTAATGGGAAGGTACCTCCATCAACTTGCCGCATTGCCTTTGTTTACTCCAAACATTTTAACAGTTTATGCTGGCTTTTAAATCGGTGCAAATAGTTCATTGTCGCGACTTAAATTTCTGGTGCAGNNNNNNNNNNNNNNNNNNNNNNNNNNNNNNNNNNNNNNNNNNNNNNNNNNNNNNNNNNNNNNNNNNNNNNNNNNNNNNNNNNNNNNNNNNNNNNNNNNNNGCCCATTTAAAGAGACATGACAAAGACTTATCCTTCACATTGGAAATTGGAGTTCTAGCGTGACTGGTATGATACTTATTGAAGGCCATTCTTTATTATTAGATAGATTGATGAAGTCAAGGTTATGTGTAAAAAATCATGTATACTTAGTTAACTGTACTAGCTTGTATAATGGGCAatatttcttccttcttttttggaaaaatggaTATTATGATAAATTAGTGTGTGCAGTAAATATGAATTGAATGTAAATTCAAATGCTGAAAGATATGTATCTATCTTAGTGATATTAATGAGAAAAgctcttttttattctttttatcatCTAGAGTGTACAGATTATCTTAATCATGTCGGGTCATGGCATCATTCACGAAAGATTCGGCATTTATATTCTATTTCTCTCTCATGCTTTCTCTATTTCCACAGTGATGAATCCATTTTTGCTGTAAAAGTGGCTCCTTTGTCAGACGACGACAAGCGGAAGCAGCTTGATCACGTAACTGCTTGTTTCTTCTTGTATCTTGTGCATTGGCCCTTAAGCATGACTACTTGGCTCACCTCGATCTTATAAGTGCCAAGCTGATGTATAggcaaaattatttataaaactGCCGCGCATACAACCATAAATCTGGTTTGTGTTCGAtagattttattctctctttctttctagtGATACTCTGCTTCCTTTTTCaggaaatttcaattttaagtcAAATAAAACACAGGAACGTAGTGCGATATCTTGGCCAAGACAAGGTGTGGTTCCTTCTTACTAAGTTACTTTCTGCAGTATCTTTCACTTTGGCATCAATTGTGATATCACGGGAACTGAGCAAAATATTTAGGGGATCGTGGCTGTGATTTGCAGCCACATTATAGTGGTGGCATCATCATGAGTAGTCACTACATGTCTTATCTGCAATTATCCTGTGAATAAGATCACGGCAATTCGGCTTGGCTGTTTCTTTATGGCATGACTACTGGTTGTCTTGTGGCCCTCTGGATGGGTTCGTGCCTCCTTCCTTCAGGGAAAGGCTCCTTATTCCTGATCATGCGGTGGTAGCTGATCTTTTTTACCTCGGGGTCTCATATTCAGGGAGTTGTTGTCGAGATGGGGCCTTGCTATTCCGTCTTTGACTGCTGGAAGCGATAGGTTTATTTGGTGCGGTCATCCGTCAGGTTCTTTTTCAGTTGCATCTGCATGAGATTCTATCAGATCAAAGAAACCTCGGGTCAGCTGGGCTCCTCTCATTTGGGACAATGCTGTAGCCCCTCGTTTCCAGTTCATCTTATGGCTCATAGTCAGGAATCGACTTCCCACACAAGTCATGCTTCTATCCCATGGACGTATTGACTTTAATGTGTGTGCTTTTGTAGCGGTCCCATATTCTATAGACCACCTTTTCTTGGGTGTCGCACCTCGCTTCACTGGCCTTCTTTTGGGCCACCAGGTGCAACCTCCCTGAAGGCAGGTGCTGGAATGAAGTGCTTCCGGCCCGTGAAATTCCTCTCCAGAAATGACTTCTATCACAGGATTACGGTTCTCCTTTGGTGCTTTGTGCCACCTCAtatggaagaaaaggaatgcaATCATCTTCAAAAGTGAATCGTGCGTGGTGGCCGCTCTCAAAAACCATTTGCTGATGGTGGTTAGGGACAAGACCCTTACCTTCAGGATGTTGCCCCTTCTCCGAGGAACAAGGCTTCAAAGTAGGTGGGGCTTTGACCCCGTGATTTCTCGAGCTCTCCGGATCCTCCTTAGGTTGTGTCTGCAGTTGTTTGCATTTCCGGCTCTTCGCCTTTCCTTGTTAGAGGGTGTGAGGGTCGGTGGTCCTGCCTGAGGTGGGTTGTTAGGTTCGTTGTGGGTTCTTCCTTGTGGGCTTATTTGCCTTGTGGTTTTACATCGGATCCCTCCACTTTTGCTTCTTCGAGGTGTAGGTTTTTGGACCCGATCTTGTACGATTGTCCATTTCCTTAATACTATTATtaccttcaccaaaaaaaaaaaaaaagatcacggCAGTTGCGGCTTTTTAGCAGCAATGGCCACTCATGACAGACAGAGACAGATATGTTGGGTCCCCTCCACCACAAGAAAGGTTtgtgagaaagaaaatatgtaGAGTAGACGTTAGATTatggagtctctctctctctctctctctacgaaAGTAAATTTTTTCCTCCCTTCTAAAAAGTGCCTGTCTTGTAATCAATTAACCCTTTGTTTTCTGGTGGtgaataatttacaatatcttGCAAACTGAAGATTCAGGTCAAACTCATAGGTCTAATAAAGTGGAATCAAAGGATAAGAAAGTGAAGTAATTTAACCTTCAGGTGTCCTTTGATTGACCATCTGATGGTCTGCATCACTAATGTGCCGACCTTTTCTCCCTCAACTATTATATAACTGGTCGTGGCTGTGGCAACAACAATGGAGTTCCTCCACAAGCTGATTTTTTCCATATATTCTAGTCTTGCGTGTCTTTTATTCTGCTCATCTTTATGCAACATCATATGTTTCTTACCTCTACAAGtagaaaaaaactgaaaatagaATTGACCATTGTTCAAGTGAGGGAAGTAGTTCCTATCTTAGTGGCTTAAATGTTCAAGTAcctgtttttttccttctaaacaTAGTTTGGCAAGAAGCATCAGATTCTAGGAAAGTGCCATGACATAACTTCTTTTTGGAGATGAACCATGCAAAAGATTGTTGCTTTCAAACCAAATTTGGTTTACTATACCTACAATCCACCCCATTGTTTTGTGGCAATGAGGGATTAACGAATTAGGGCCCCTCTTTCTTATGCCAGTACACTAGGCCACTTTTTTTGTTGGCATTGATGCAACTTGAGACTCTGGTGAACGCTTATAACTTGGATGCTTGTGTTGTACCAGGAAACCAACAAAAGAAGAGCTCGGCCCCATGCGTTCTAGCCTTAGTTTCCTATTTGAGTTCACAAAATTACTTTTAAAATGTCATCTGATGTAAACTTTTACTAATTACCCCCATCAAGCAGATTCTCACTGAGCACTGATTGTTTATTGAGGAGATCCTTAGTACCAAAGTGCAATTCCAGAAGCATAACCAACTCAACAATGATTTCTAGTCTCTGTGAAAGTAATTTCCTCAGGCCTTGTCCCGGAGCCTCGTCTTTGCACACTCGATTGCTGTGGGAAGGGTGTTGTCTTGATTTGGTGATTGGTCAGGTATTATAAGAGGCCTAGACATGCAGCATCATTTGGATGAGAAAAACGTAAATGTCACTGAtctttgtttcattttatttgctACCCGGTATGGTTGTCTCTAATGCATCTTGTTAAAATATCTTATGTAGTTTGTTTATGGGGTTTCGATGGTCCTTATATGCATGTAGACCCTTTTCACTTAATAGCATAATCTTTTGGGTTCTGACATAATTTCGGAACCAGGTCCCCGGCCCCCTTTCCTGCCCAATTTATTTTCGGT
This Eucalyptus grandis isolate ANBG69807.140 chromosome 7, ASM1654582v1, whole genome shotgun sequence DNA region includes the following protein-coding sequences:
- the LOC120295501 gene encoding mitogen-activated protein kinase kinase kinase 1-like — its product is MLLYFHSDGFFFAVKEVSLVDPGSQGKEKLLQLQQEISLLSQFDHKNIVRYLGSDKDDNKLYVFLELMTKGSLKTLYQKYELRDSQVSEFTRQILNGLKYLHDQKVVHRDIKCANILVDASGSVKLADFGLAKATKVNAAKTSIGSAFWMAPEVVNPKKRSYGSAADIWSLGCTVLEMLTRQPPYSGFEPVQALFRIGKGEPPPIPDSLSKNARDFILRCLQVNPNNRPSAAQLLYHPFVKKLSTSPSFDFNSFGQHLVINFLRGHP